One genomic window of Niveibacterium sp. SC-1 includes the following:
- a CDS encoding IS1595 family transposase, producing the protein MRERELKDWLGGLNRLTAAQREQLRQRLESVASLDEVSAALQRRRSSHPGCPHCRSLGVVRNGHADGLQRYRCRTCRRSFNALTGTPLARLRQRDKWWVQAQVLELGLSVRKAARHLGVHRTTAFRWRHRFLALPRALKAQALQGVAEADETYELRSFKGQPQRLGQQSRAARKRGGHAARRGLSDEHVPVLVLRDRSGATTDYVLPHNSKAAVVQVLPQALACDTLLCTDGSSMLAAAARALNIEHHAVNTLKGERRRGAWHIQNVNAYHSRLKTWMRRFNGVATSYLENYLGWFRALDRSTQSGTHPTPFLCLALGV; encoded by the coding sequence ATGCGCGAACGCGAACTCAAAGACTGGTTGGGCGGGTTGAATCGGCTCACGGCCGCGCAGCGGGAGCAATTGCGCCAGCGGTTGGAGTCGGTGGCTTCATTGGACGAAGTGAGCGCCGCGCTACAGCGACGGCGTAGTAGCCACCCAGGGTGCCCGCACTGCCGCAGCCTTGGCGTGGTGCGTAACGGGCACGCCGATGGTCTGCAGCGCTATAGATGTCGCACCTGTCGGCGCAGTTTCAACGCCCTGACAGGCACGCCGTTGGCGCGGCTGCGCCAACGTGACAAGTGGTGGGTACAGGCCCAGGTGCTCGAACTGGGCCTGAGCGTGCGTAAGGCGGCCCGACACCTGGGCGTGCACCGCACGACGGCCTTTCGCTGGCGCCACCGCTTCCTGGCGCTGCCCCGTGCCCTCAAAGCCCAGGCGCTACAGGGCGTGGCCGAGGCCGACGAGACCTACGAACTGCGCTCCTTCAAAGGACAGCCCCAACGCCTGGGGCAGCAATCACGCGCCGCGCGCAAGCGGGGCGGACATGCCGCCCGCCGCGGCCTGTCGGACGAACACGTTCCTGTGTTGGTGCTGCGAGACCGCAGCGGCGCGACCACCGATTACGTCCTGCCGCATAACAGCAAGGCCGCCGTGGTGCAGGTGCTGCCGCAGGCCTTGGCCTGCGACACGCTGCTCTGCACCGACGGCAGCAGCATGCTGGCCGCAGCCGCGCGCGCACTGAACATCGAGCATCACGCCGTCAACACGCTCAAGGGCGAGCGTCGCCGCGGCGCCTGGCATATCCAGAACGTCAATGCCTACCACTCGCGCTTGAAAACCTGGATGCGCCGTTTCAACGGAGTTGCCACGTCTTACCTGGAGAACTACTTGGGTTGGTTCCGTGCCCTGGACCGCAGCACCCAATCCGGCACTCACCCCACGCCCTTCCTCTGTCTCGCGCTCGGCGTCTGA
- a CDS encoding transglycosylase domain-containing protein — protein MRHTLLLLASLVVLPLHAATLPRFDEVRAHYTASDAVLSDRNGRPLADLRFDSKVRRFEWVPLAQFSPALKEALITSEDKRFFEHDGVDWKAFVGALWHNLWNQSQRGASTLTMQLAGLLDPNIALPNRPGGRRSFEQKWDQGLAAEELERSWSKAQILEAYLNLAPFRGDLQGVHAASAVLFGKTPAQIDRAEAQLITAILPSPNARAERIAKRACARANQLRAADLCPRIRELSVRLDTPRDRPRYALAPHLARRVLSRGGDHVASTLDADEQEAALEGLRAVLPEAGSLQAGVLVLDNQDASIRAWVGGPQARGEDAILQRSVFPLADTPFAAALAVEKRNASAASLLQDETSDPPWRSLRVAVQEPRARSTLALETTAADGLPERLAALGMDASRLPAIELGAQQAAAALRAFVTGGSFQPAHWQPQANGVRQVWRADTSFILADILAEARARPAPGDSGDFPGALRWSLESEDSYASLQLVATSQRTVVVTVSNAQRASDSAERLALRIQREVLRRLALAPDSGPRPPANVQRSLVAFEPAVEAPRREWFLHGTEIVLSRPPGDADIDLPLILHPLARDGVVELAADESLVLEASAGAQGARWWINGQALGEGLRLAWNPVAGHYLLQLRGPNGENWDRREFTLRRTP, from the coding sequence TTGCGTCATACCCTCCTGCTCCTCGCGAGCCTTGTCGTGCTGCCGCTGCACGCGGCCACGCTGCCACGCTTCGACGAAGTGCGCGCGCACTACACCGCCTCCGATGCCGTGCTCTCCGACCGCAACGGCCGACCGCTGGCCGACCTGCGTTTCGACAGCAAGGTGCGGCGCTTCGAGTGGGTGCCGCTGGCGCAGTTCTCGCCGGCGCTCAAGGAAGCGCTGATCACCAGCGAGGACAAACGCTTCTTCGAGCACGACGGGGTGGACTGGAAGGCCTTCGTCGGCGCGCTCTGGCACAACCTGTGGAACCAGTCGCAGCGCGGCGCCTCGACGCTGACCATGCAGCTCGCCGGCCTGCTCGACCCGAACATCGCGCTGCCCAACCGCCCGGGCGGCCGCCGCAGCTTCGAGCAGAAATGGGACCAGGGCCTCGCCGCCGAAGAGCTGGAGCGCAGCTGGAGCAAGGCGCAGATCCTCGAGGCGTACCTGAACCTCGCGCCCTTCCGCGGCGACCTGCAGGGTGTGCACGCGGCCAGCGCGGTGCTCTTCGGCAAGACGCCGGCGCAGATCGACCGTGCCGAGGCACAACTCATCACCGCCATCCTGCCCAGCCCCAACGCGCGCGCCGAACGCATCGCCAAACGCGCCTGCGCGCGGGCGAACCAGTTGCGCGCGGCCGATCTGTGCCCGCGCATCCGCGAACTCTCGGTGCGCCTCGATACGCCGCGCGACCGGCCGCGCTACGCGCTCGCCCCGCACCTGGCGCGACGGGTGCTCTCGCGCGGCGGCGACCACGTGGCCAGCACCCTCGACGCGGACGAGCAGGAGGCCGCGCTGGAGGGCCTGCGCGCCGTCCTGCCCGAAGCGGGCAGCCTGCAGGCCGGCGTACTGGTGCTGGACAACCAGGACGCATCCATCCGCGCCTGGGTGGGCGGCCCGCAGGCGCGCGGCGAGGACGCGATCCTCCAGCGCAGCGTGTTCCCGCTCGCCGACACGCCCTTCGCGGCGGCGCTGGCGGTCGAAAAGCGCAACGCCTCGGCCGCCAGCCTGTTGCAGGACGAGACCAGCGATCCGCCCTGGCGCAGCCTGCGCGTCGCCGTGCAGGAACCGCGGGCGCGCAGCACCCTGGCGCTGGAAACCACCGCCGCCGACGGCCTGCCCGAACGCCTCGCCGCCCTGGGCATGGACGCCTCGCGCCTGCCGGCCATCGAACTCGGTGCGCAGCAGGCCGCCGCCGCCCTGCGTGCCTTCGTCACCGGCGGCAGCTTCCAGCCGGCGCACTGGCAGCCGCAGGCCAATGGCGTGCGCCAGGTATGGCGGGCCGACACCAGCTTCATCCTCGCCGACATCCTCGCCGAGGCGCGCGCCCGGCCGGCACCCGGCGACTCGGGCGACTTCCCCGGCGCCCTGCGCTGGAGTCTGGAGAGCGAGGACAGCTACGCCAGCCTGCAGCTCGTCGCCACCAGCCAGCGCACGGTGGTGGTCACGGTCAGCAATGCCCAGCGCGCGTCGGACAGCGCCGAACGCCTGGCCCTGCGCATCCAGCGTGAAGTCCTGCGCCGCCTCGCGCTGGCGCCCGACAGCGGTCCCCGCCCGCCCGCCAACGTCCAGCGCAGCCTGGTGGCCTTCGAACCCGCAGTGGAAGCCCCTCGCCGGGAGTGGTTCCTGCACGGCACGGAAATCGTGCTCTCGCGACCGCCGGGCGATGCCGACATCGACCTGCCCCTGATCCTGCATCCACTGGCCCGCGACGGCGTCGTGGAACTCGCCGCCGACGAATCCCTGGTGCTCGAGGCCAGCGCCGGGGCCCAGGGCGCGCGCTGGTGGATCAATGGACAGGCGCTGGGCGAAGGCCTGCGCCTGGCCTGGAACCCGGTCGCCGGCCACTACCTCTTGCAGCTGCGCGGCCCCAACGGCGAGAACTGGGACCGCCGAGAATTCACCCTGCGCCGCACGCCCTGA
- a CDS encoding complex I NDUFA9 subunit family protein, with translation MTPQRILLIGGSGFIGSHLANLLDDAGCRVRVPARRREEARHLLLLPQTEVVEADVHDPAQLAALMQNVDAVVNLVGVLHSPGGSPYGKEFARNHVALPRAIAEACAANGVRRLVHVSALGVGEGAPSQYLRSKTDGEAALREAATAGGLEWTIFRPSVVFGPGDRFLSVFACLARFFWVLPVGGANARFQPVYVGDVAQAIKRALLDRQGIGQTLELAGPDVLSLKALVELAARESGHPRPVLALPGALASLQATVLSWLPGSLMSPDNLRSMERDNVASGTPLPFGLVPTPLGAVTPRYLGGKEPRARYYSLRRQAGRQDVR, from the coding sequence ATGACACCCCAACGCATCCTCCTGATCGGCGGCTCCGGCTTCATCGGCAGCCATCTCGCCAACCTGCTCGACGACGCCGGCTGCCGCGTGCGCGTGCCCGCCCGGCGCCGCGAGGAAGCCCGCCACCTCCTGCTCCTGCCGCAGACCGAAGTGGTCGAAGCCGATGTGCACGACCCGGCCCAGCTCGCCGCGCTCATGCAGAACGTGGATGCGGTGGTGAACCTCGTCGGAGTGCTGCATTCGCCCGGCGGCTCGCCCTACGGCAAGGAGTTCGCGCGCAATCACGTCGCCTTGCCGCGCGCGATCGCAGAGGCCTGCGCCGCCAACGGCGTGCGCCGCCTGGTGCACGTGAGCGCCCTGGGCGTGGGCGAGGGCGCGCCCTCGCAGTACCTGCGCTCCAAGACCGATGGCGAAGCCGCGCTGCGCGAGGCCGCCACGGCTGGCGGGCTCGAATGGACGATCTTCCGGCCCTCCGTGGTGTTCGGCCCGGGCGACCGCTTCCTCAGCGTCTTCGCCTGTCTCGCGCGCTTCTTCTGGGTCCTGCCGGTCGGCGGCGCCAACGCGCGCTTCCAGCCCGTGTATGTGGGCGACGTGGCGCAGGCGATCAAGCGTGCCCTGCTCGACCGTCAGGGCATCGGCCAGACCCTGGAACTCGCCGGCCCCGATGTGCTGAGCCTCAAGGCCCTGGTCGAACTGGCCGCCCGCGAATCGGGCCATCCGCGCCCGGTGCTCGCCCTGCCCGGCGCGCTCGCCTCCCTGCAGGCCACGGTGCTCTCCTGGCTGCCGGGCAGCCTCATGAGTCCGGACAACCTGCGCTCCATGGAACGCGACAACGTCGCCAGCGGCACGCCGCTGCCCTTCGGTTTGGTGCCGACGCCGCTCGGGGCCGTCACGCCGCGCTATCTGGGCGGCAAGGAACCACGCGCGCGCTACTATTCGCTGCGTCGCCAAGCTGGCCGTCAGGACGTCCGATGA
- the cca gene encoding multifunctional CCA tRNA nucleotidyl transferase/2'3'-cyclic phosphodiesterase/2'nucleotidase/phosphatase (catalyzes the addition and repair of the essential 3'-terminal CCA sequence in tRNAs without using a nucleic acid template; phosphohydrolase activities include hydrolysis of pyrophosphate, 5'-nucleoside tri- and diphosphates, NADP, and 2'-AMP with the production of Pi, metal-dependent phosphodiesterase activity for 2',3'-cAMP, 2',3'-cGMP, and 2',3'-cCMP, and hydrolysis 2',3'-cyclic substrates with the formation of 2'-nucleotides and 3'-nucleotides; these phosphohydrolase activities are probably involved in the repair of the tRNA 3'-CCA terminus degraded by intracellular RNases) — protein sequence MKRYIVGGAVRDALLGQPGADRDWVVVGETPESMQAAGFRPVGRDFPVFLHPDTQEEHALARTERKTAPGYRGFVVHADPAVTLEEDLARRDLTVNAIARAEDGSLIDPWGGAKDLAARVFRHVSPAFVEDPVRILRLARFAARFTDFSVAPETLALMRQMVEAGEVDHLVAERVWQEFSRGLMAQQPSRMLEVLGDCGARARLMPELDPPGAAAVRADAVAASELSLAERYALLLADLDEARVTSLGERLKAPVEARELAQMLVRERAALSAPAPDAEALVGLMDRCDAWRRPHRFLSLLRTAQALLPELPRARIEAALAAARGIDAGAIAKACSQPAQIPVAVRAARLTAVRETP from the coding sequence TTGAAGCGCTACATCGTCGGCGGCGCCGTGCGCGACGCCCTGCTTGGCCAGCCTGGCGCCGACCGCGACTGGGTGGTGGTCGGCGAGACGCCTGAATCCATGCAGGCCGCGGGCTTCCGCCCGGTGGGCCGCGATTTCCCGGTCTTCCTCCATCCAGACACGCAGGAGGAACACGCGCTGGCCCGCACCGAGCGCAAGACCGCGCCCGGCTACCGCGGCTTCGTCGTGCATGCGGACCCGGCGGTCACGCTGGAAGAGGATCTCGCGCGGCGCGACCTCACCGTCAACGCCATCGCGCGCGCCGAGGACGGCAGCCTGATCGACCCCTGGGGCGGCGCGAAGGATCTCGCCGCGCGCGTGTTCCGCCATGTGAGCCCGGCCTTCGTCGAAGACCCGGTACGCATCCTGCGCCTCGCCCGCTTCGCCGCCCGCTTCACCGATTTTTCGGTGGCGCCGGAAACGCTCGCCCTGATGCGCCAGATGGTGGAAGCCGGCGAGGTCGACCACCTGGTGGCCGAGCGCGTGTGGCAGGAGTTTTCGCGCGGCCTGATGGCGCAACAGCCCTCTCGCATGCTCGAAGTGCTGGGTGATTGCGGCGCCCGCGCGCGCCTGATGCCCGAGCTCGATCCGCCCGGCGCCGCGGCCGTCCGCGCCGATGCCGTGGCGGCAAGCGAACTCTCGCTCGCCGAGCGCTACGCCCTGCTGCTGGCGGACCTCGATGAAGCGCGGGTGACGAGCTTAGGCGAACGCCTCAAGGCCCCGGTGGAGGCACGCGAACTCGCCCAGATGCTGGTGCGCGAACGCGCGGCCCTGTCCGCGCCCGCACCGGACGCCGAGGCGCTGGTCGGCCTGATGGACCGCTGCGATGCCTGGCGTCGCCCCCATCGCTTCCTCAGCCTGCTGCGCACCGCGCAGGCGCTGCTGCCCGAGTTGCCCCGCGCCCGCATCGAAGCCGCGCTCGCCGCCGCCCGCGGCATCGACGCCGGCGCGATTGCCAAGGCCTGCAGCCAGCCCGCGCAGATCCCGGTCGCCGTGCGTGCGGCCCGCCTCACCGCCGTCCGCGAAACGCCCTAG
- a CDS encoding helix-turn-helix domain-containing protein has product MNPPPSLPFSSLPPPLSAALDGALLALLLALAVLLWRERRTLPFARLGAALALGTCAYVLQPPDLLGPLPWWRLPLVALNAGNGLVFWLFTRQMFDDGFRLRPRHGVAWALLAGLGVAGCAAAIGLGLRPQTTAIFLTALPLCFALLALARCLHDWSDDLVESRRRLRRSIVAGTSLYVLLSTATRLAAPAQAAGAFADHLALLLLATLIAAQLLRVNREAFAPTPTAQSVLTPSPTAGALVAAAPAQDPALLAALDALMQEAQVYLTPELSIGALAERLDVPEYRLRRAINQGLGYRNFNAFLNQHRIEAAKRMLRDPATAADSILDIAMACGFQSLGPFNRAFKALTGTTPSGWRRQSGDEILVDSGVG; this is encoded by the coding sequence ATGAATCCACCGCCCTCGCTGCCCTTCAGCTCACTGCCGCCCCCCCTTTCCGCCGCGCTGGACGGTGCCTTGCTCGCGCTCTTGCTCGCGCTGGCTGTGCTGCTGTGGCGCGAACGTCGCACGCTGCCCTTTGCCCGGCTCGGCGCGGCGCTCGCGCTCGGCACCTGCGCCTATGTGCTGCAGCCGCCCGATCTCCTCGGCCCGCTGCCCTGGTGGCGGCTGCCGCTGGTGGCGTTGAACGCCGGCAACGGACTGGTGTTCTGGCTCTTCACCCGCCAGATGTTCGACGACGGATTCCGCCTGCGCCCACGCCATGGCGTCGCGTGGGCACTGCTCGCAGGTCTGGGCGTCGCGGGCTGTGCCGCCGCGATCGGCCTCGGTCTCAGGCCGCAGACAACCGCGATCTTCCTCACTGCGCTGCCGCTGTGCTTTGCGCTGCTCGCGCTGGCGCGCTGCCTGCACGACTGGTCCGACGATCTGGTCGAATCGCGCCGTCGCCTGCGGCGCTCCATCGTCGCCGGCACCTCGCTCTACGTCCTGCTCAGCACGGCCACCCGGCTCGCGGCCCCCGCGCAGGCCGCCGGCGCGTTTGCCGACCACCTCGCGCTGCTCTTGCTCGCCACCCTGATCGCAGCACAGCTCCTGCGCGTCAACCGCGAAGCCTTCGCGCCCACGCCGACCGCGCAATCCGTCCTTACCCCATCGCCCACGGCTGGAGCCCTTGTTGCCGCGGCGCCCGCGCAGGACCCGGCCCTGCTCGCCGCGCTCGATGCCCTGATGCAGGAAGCGCAGGTCTACCTGACGCCGGAGCTGAGTATCGGCGCCCTGGCCGAGCGGCTCGACGTGCCGGAGTACCGCCTGCGTCGGGCGATCAACCAGGGCCTGGGTTATCGCAACTTCAACGCCTTCCTCAACCAGCACCGTATCGAGGCCGCCAAACGGATGCTGCGCGATCCGGCAACGGCCGCGGATTCAATCCTGGACATCGCCATGGCCTGCGGCTTCCAGTCGCTGGGCCCTTTCAACCGCGCCTTCAAGGCGCTCACCGGCACCACGCCCTCGGGTTGGCGACGCCAATCCGGTGACGAAATCCTCGTCGATTCCGGAGTCGGCTAG
- a CDS encoding transglycosylase SLT domain-containing protein: MTKVFRAALVAALLALGPSGAVHADARYLAARDAARAGDLARLQQLALEPGDSVLNAYIDYWALSIRLARKEDVDADYVVFVAREEGRLLAERARRDWITASGRTQRWAVILAEAPMLRQPDQESNCWFWQARMAMGDASARDEAAALWNTSSDIGEACKPVIASLANGRPVGDFWSRARRLLEQRRFDAVRGTLANLPPGQGVAAKSLDEALNTPSRFLARQPLGEERSQRELTMLALVRLAQSDYPTAAARVESLGNRLRSDERAYISAVLGWQAARSNQPEALSWYRAAGNIAMSDELRAWQARAALRMQDWKALRSTIEAMGAEQRAQAEWLYWYGRALAAGGQKEQARALYERVVGDASFYAMLAGDELGRRFAVPAGARPPDDAEMTRVSRDIGVQRALALFREDARLDAVREWNWAMREADDRFLLAAAETARREQLYDRAIYSAERTRKEHDYALRYLVPFYDKVAPAAKLQQLDVYWVYGLMRQESRFVGVARSSVGAQGLMQVMPATAAYVAKKTGMAYHPSRITDMDTNVALGTAYLRMMLDRLDEHEAMAAAGYNAGPGRVPRWKAPGVTEGAIFAETIPLSETRDYVKKVMANTVAYTALLTGEPQSLKARMGQVAPDGPQSPEALQALSSMPAGDGPAPSE, encoded by the coding sequence ATGACGAAGGTATTTCGCGCCGCCTTGGTCGCTGCCCTGCTCGCGCTGGGCCCGTCCGGAGCGGTCCACGCCGACGCGCGCTATCTGGCGGCACGCGATGCGGCGCGAGCGGGAGACCTCGCCCGCCTGCAACAACTCGCCCTCGAGCCCGGCGATTCGGTCCTCAACGCCTACATCGATTACTGGGCGCTTTCGATCCGCCTCGCACGCAAGGAAGACGTAGACGCAGACTACGTGGTGTTCGTTGCACGCGAAGAAGGCCGCCTGCTGGCCGAACGTGCCCGCCGCGACTGGATCACCGCCTCGGGTCGCACCCAGCGCTGGGCGGTGATCCTGGCCGAAGCCCCCATGCTGCGCCAACCCGACCAGGAGTCCAACTGCTGGTTCTGGCAGGCGCGCATGGCGATGGGTGATGCCAGCGCGCGCGACGAGGCCGCGGCCCTGTGGAACACCAGCAGCGACATCGGCGAAGCCTGCAAGCCGGTGATCGCGAGCCTCGCCAACGGTCGCCCGGTCGGCGACTTCTGGTCGCGTGCGCGCCGCCTGCTCGAGCAGCGCCGATTCGACGCGGTGCGCGGCACGCTCGCCAACCTGCCGCCCGGCCAGGGCGTCGCCGCCAAGTCCCTGGACGAAGCGCTCAACACGCCCAGCCGCTTCCTCGCGCGCCAGCCCCTGGGTGAGGAGCGCAGCCAGCGTGAGCTGACGATGCTGGCGCTGGTGCGGCTGGCGCAGAGCGACTACCCGACGGCCGCCGCACGGGTCGAATCCCTGGGCAATCGCCTGCGCAGCGACGAGCGCGCCTACATTTCCGCCGTGCTCGGCTGGCAGGCCGCGCGCAGCAACCAGCCCGAGGCGCTGTCCTGGTATCGCGCCGCGGGCAACATCGCGATGTCCGATGAGCTGCGTGCCTGGCAGGCGCGCGCGGCCCTGCGCATGCAGGACTGGAAAGCCTTGCGAAGCACGATCGAAGCCATGGGTGCCGAGCAGCGCGCGCAGGCCGAGTGGCTCTACTGGTATGGCCGCGCGCTGGCTGCCGGCGGACAGAAGGAACAGGCCCGCGCGCTCTACGAGCGGGTGGTGGGCGACGCGAGCTTCTACGCGATGCTGGCGGGCGACGAGCTCGGCCGCCGCTTTGCGGTGCCAGCCGGCGCCCGGCCGCCCGACGACGCCGAGATGACGCGGGTGAGCCGCGACATCGGCGTGCAGCGGGCACTCGCTCTCTTCCGCGAAGACGCCCGCCTGGACGCAGTGCGTGAGTGGAACTGGGCGATGCGCGAGGCCGACGACCGCTTCCTCCTCGCCGCCGCCGAAACCGCCCGCCGCGAACAGCTCTACGACCGCGCGATCTACAGCGCCGAGCGCACCCGCAAGGAGCACGACTACGCCCTGCGCTACCTCGTGCCCTTCTACGACAAGGTGGCTCCCGCGGCCAAGCTGCAACAACTGGACGTCTACTGGGTCTATGGCCTCATGCGGCAGGAAAGCCGCTTCGTCGGCGTGGCGCGTTCCTCGGTGGGCGCACAAGGTCTGATGCAGGTCATGCCGGCCACCGCGGCCTATGTGGCAAAAAAGACGGGCATGGCCTATCACCCCTCGCGGATCACCGACATGGACACCAACGTGGCGCTGGGGACTGCCTACCTGCGGATGATGCTGGACCGCCTCGACGAACACGAGGCCATGGCCGCGGCCGGCTACAACGCCGGCCCCGGTCGCGTCCCCCGATGGAAAGCACCTGGCGTGACCGAGGGCGCGATCTTCGCCGAGACGATCCCGCTCTCCGAGACACGCGACTACGTGAAGAAAGTGATGGCGAACACCGTGGCCTACACCGCGCTCCTGACCGGCGAACCGCAGTCGCTCAAGGCACGGATGGGTCAGGTCGCGCCCGACGGCCCACAAAGCCCGGAGGCCCTGCAAGCCCTGTCCTCAATGCCAGCCGGCGACGGGCCGGCCCCAAGCGAATGA
- a CDS encoding serine hydrolase, translating to MPQSLRAACLLILLLALGACSALRVDRAASVAAGYTSLQLCAGYFVSGLSPDRSYEELIRPLPGSGLVRWGLDYELDPEAETVQTSIAGMIVRRAQHRPGAGCVLLPADGSPARTAPLSALPSSEAAALPREINPRLQAQLEASIDPAPDTRIRALLVLHRGRIVAEHYAAGITAHTQLPGFSLSKSVTSALAGLLVGAGRLRLDAPVPVPEWAKPEDPRHAITLDQLLRQTSGLDLPQTNSGFDLTSQIMFREGDTAAAAARTLLAATPGTWWNYSDAQYMLLSRLLLQASGGSEAGFLQFARQAFFEPLGMRDTTIQFDAAGTPMGANFIFASARDWARFGQLYLDGGRVGDRALLPPGWVAYSATPTQDTGYGAGFWTNRVAGQVPAWGAPWGLPHAPADTFFARGFFGQLIAVIPSEQLVFVRLGAASRRGDDIAGTDRILATVLAALHEAH from the coding sequence ATGCCCCAGTCACTTCGCGCCGCCTGCCTGCTGATCCTGCTCCTTGCATTGGGGGCCTGTTCCGCACTGCGCGTGGATCGCGCGGCCTCGGTCGCGGCCGGCTACACGAGCCTGCAACTGTGCGCGGGCTACTTCGTCTCCGGCCTGTCGCCGGATCGCAGCTACGAGGAGCTGATCCGTCCGCTGCCGGGCTCGGGGCTGGTGCGCTGGGGCCTGGACTATGAGCTCGACCCCGAGGCCGAGACGGTGCAGACCTCGATCGCCGGGATGATCGTGCGGCGCGCACAACATCGCCCCGGCGCGGGCTGCGTGCTGCTGCCGGCCGACGGCTCGCCCGCCCGCACGGCGCCCCTCTCGGCGCTGCCGTCATCGGAGGCCGCAGCGCTCCCGCGGGAGATCAACCCCCGTTTGCAGGCGCAGCTGGAAGCGAGCATTGATCCGGCGCCCGACACCCGCATCCGTGCCCTGCTGGTACTGCATCGGGGTCGCATCGTGGCGGAGCACTACGCCGCAGGCATCACCGCGCACACGCAGCTGCCCGGCTTCTCGCTGAGCAAGTCGGTCACCAGCGCCCTGGCCGGGCTGCTGGTCGGTGCCGGCCGCCTCAGGCTGGACGCGCCGGTGCCGGTGCCCGAATGGGCCAAGCCCGAGGACCCCCGCCACGCGATCACGCTGGATCAGCTGCTGCGCCAGACCAGCGGGCTGGATCTGCCGCAGACCAACAGCGGCTTCGATCTCACCTCGCAAATCATGTTCCGCGAAGGCGACACCGCGGCGGCCGCGGCGCGCACGCTGCTCGCCGCAACGCCCGGCACCTGGTGGAACTACAGCGATGCGCAGTACATGCTGCTCTCGCGCCTGCTGCTGCAAGCCAGTGGCGGCAGTGAAGCCGGTTTCCTGCAGTTTGCGCGTCAGGCGTTCTTCGAGCCGCTGGGCATGCGCGATACGACCATCCAGTTCGACGCCGCCGGCACGCCGATGGGCGCGAACTTCATCTTCGCCTCCGCCCGCGACTGGGCGCGCTTCGGCCAGCTCTACCTCGACGGTGGCCGGGTCGGCGATCGGGCGTTGTTGCCGCCGGGCTGGGTCGCCTACAGCGCCACGCCAACGCAGGACACCGGCTACGGCGCCGGCTTCTGGACCAATCGCGTCGCCGGGCAGGTGCCCGCCTGGGGCGCGCCCTGGGGCCTGCCGCACGCTCCGGCGGACACCTTCTTCGCACGCGGCTTCTTCGGCCAGCTCATCGCGGTCATCCCCTCCGAGCAACTCGTCTTTGTCCGCCTGGGCGCGGCATCACGGCGGGGCGATGACATCGCGGGCACCGACCGCATCCTGGCGACGGTACTCGCGGCCTTGCATGAAGCGCATTGA
- a CDS encoding glutathione S-transferase family protein: MKLLIANKNYSSWSLRAWLALRAVGQPFAEERIALGQADTRERILRFSPSGKVPCLVEDGLTVWDSLAIIETLAERFPQLWPATARERATARAISAEMHSGFTALRSQMPMNIRRRRPLAQRSPECEADIARIVQLWTDCRRRHGAGGAFLFGSFGAADVMYAPVAFRFQSYGVAPQAEAGAYLAALLAHPAMREWEAAALAETETVAAFESQD, translated from the coding sequence ATGAAACTGCTCATCGCCAACAAGAATTACTCCTCCTGGTCCCTGCGCGCGTGGCTCGCGCTGCGCGCGGTCGGCCAACCCTTTGCCGAAGAGCGGATCGCGCTGGGCCAGGCCGACACGCGCGAGCGCATCCTGCGCTTCTCGCCCAGCGGCAAGGTGCCCTGCCTCGTCGAGGACGGGCTCACGGTGTGGGATTCGCTGGCCATCATCGAAACCCTGGCCGAGCGCTTCCCGCAGCTGTGGCCGGCCACCGCGCGCGAACGCGCCACGGCCCGCGCGATCAGCGCCGAGATGCACTCGGGCTTCACCGCCTTGCGCAGCCAGATGCCGATGAACATCCGCCGCCGCCGCCCGCTCGCCCAGCGCAGCCCGGAGTGCGAGGCGGACATCGCGCGCATCGTGCAGTTGTGGACCGACTGCCGTCGCCGCCACGGCGCGGGCGGCGCCTTCCTCTTCGGCAGCTTCGGCGCGGCCGACGTGATGTATGCGCCCGTGGCTTTCCGTTTCCAGAGTTATGGCGTCGCGCCGCAAGCCGAGGCGGGCGCCTACCTCGCCGCCCTGCTGGCGCATCCGGCGATGCGCGAGTGGGAAGCCGCCGCGCTGGCCGAAACCGAGACCGTCGCGGCCTTCGAGTCGCAGGATTGA